The following proteins come from a genomic window of Anaerolineales bacterium:
- a CDS encoding bi-domain-containing oxidoreductase produces MKQVVQDLRSGKTLVIDVPVPAVQPGMALVKTHASLVSAGTERMLVSFAGKGLVGKARARPDLVRQVVDKARREGVVSAIRAVRGRMAQPLALGYASAGVIVEVSPELAGFRRGDRVACAGGGYAAHAEYAVVPRNLLAHLPDAVDFECGAFATLGAIAMHGFRLAEAQVGERVAVVGMGLLGVLATGIAGGAGCPVLGIDLAPERVRRARSLGLQVVERSRAEREGAAFSKGEGFDIVLICADTESGDPVELAGRLARDRGRVIAIGAVGLELPRRLYYEKELSFQVSRSYGPGRYDPAYEEGGADYPAGYVRWTEGRNLQAVLSMIDQGLLNVRPLITHRIPIAQAPQAYSLISGKQPAPFLGVVLTYPEPEPGSKAPSLRLVMRHPRPSAPADIRLGVLGAGSFAASTFLPAIRGVAGVQRVGIASAAGRRAADCARRFGFGYATSHEAEILQDPEINTVAVLTRHHLHAAQAAAALRAGKHVWCEKPLAVRPEEMEEVLQALASAQGMLMVGFNRRFAPLVDRLRQALGDRREPMHLSYRVYPGRLPLTHWLHDPDQGGGRILGEGCHFVDLMTYLVGSLPVRVHAVGMADDARYRDDNVAISLTFADGSVGTLSYLAAGATEAGKERLEVSSGGRTAVLDDFRSLAIFGDGRNRAWRDRWEQDKGHARAWAAFVQAIREGGPPPIPYGDLFAVAQACLAAVQSLRSGTPVAVDVPGAG; encoded by the coding sequence ATGAAACAAGTCGTGCAAGACCTGCGCTCAGGCAAGACCCTGGTCATCGACGTCCCTGTCCCCGCAGTTCAGCCCGGGATGGCGCTGGTGAAGACCCACGCTTCCCTGGTCTCGGCCGGGACGGAGCGGATGCTGGTGTCGTTCGCCGGGAAGGGCCTGGTGGGCAAGGCCCGGGCGCGCCCGGACCTCGTGCGGCAGGTCGTGGACAAGGCTCGGCGGGAAGGCGTAGTGAGCGCAATCCGGGCTGTACGCGGCCGGATGGCGCAGCCGCTGGCGCTGGGGTATGCCTCGGCAGGTGTGATTGTCGAGGTGAGCCCGGAACTGGCCGGATTCCGCCGCGGCGACCGGGTCGCCTGCGCAGGCGGCGGTTATGCAGCCCACGCCGAGTATGCCGTCGTCCCTCGGAATCTGCTCGCCCATCTGCCGGATGCGGTCGATTTCGAGTGCGGTGCGTTCGCTACCCTGGGTGCGATCGCGATGCACGGCTTCCGTCTGGCCGAGGCGCAGGTCGGGGAGCGGGTGGCGGTGGTCGGCATGGGGCTGCTGGGTGTGCTGGCGACCGGCATCGCCGGCGGGGCGGGCTGTCCTGTGCTGGGGATCGATCTGGCGCCGGAGCGGGTGAGGCGGGCTCGCTCGCTCGGTTTGCAGGTCGTCGAGCGATCCCGGGCCGAGAGGGAAGGGGCGGCTTTCTCCAAGGGGGAAGGCTTCGACATCGTCCTGATCTGTGCCGACACAGAGTCTGGTGATCCCGTTGAGCTGGCCGGACGGTTGGCGCGGGATCGCGGCCGCGTAATTGCAATTGGGGCGGTTGGCCTGGAATTGCCCCGCCGGTTGTACTACGAAAAGGAGCTGTCCTTCCAGGTCTCCCGCTCCTACGGCCCGGGGCGGTATGACCCAGCCTACGAGGAAGGGGGTGCGGACTATCCAGCGGGGTATGTGCGCTGGACTGAAGGACGCAACCTGCAGGCCGTGCTGTCGATGATCGATCAGGGTCTGCTGAACGTGCGGCCGCTGATCACCCATCGAATTCCGATTGCCCAGGCGCCGCAAGCCTACTCCCTGATCTCCGGCAAACAGCCCGCCCCGTTCCTGGGAGTGGTGCTCACCTACCCGGAGCCCGAGCCCGGGTCGAAAGCGCCATCGTTGCGGCTGGTAATGAGGCACCCGCGACCGAGCGCGCCGGCGGACATCCGCCTGGGCGTGTTGGGCGCCGGCAGCTTCGCCGCCAGCACCTTCCTGCCCGCCATCCGAGGCGTCGCCGGCGTCCAGCGAGTGGGGATCGCCTCTGCCGCCGGACGGCGGGCCGCCGACTGCGCCCGCCGCTTCGGTTTCGGCTACGCCACCAGCCACGAGGCGGAGATTCTGCAGGATCCCGAAATCAATACCGTGGCCGTCTTGACACGCCATCACCTGCACGCCGCCCAAGCGGCGGCGGCGCTCCGCGCCGGGAAACACGTGTGGTGCGAGAAGCCATTGGCTGTCCGGCCGGAGGAGATGGAAGAGGTCCTGCAGGCCCTGGCCTCGGCCCAGGGGATGCTGATGGTCGGCTTCAACCGGCGCTTCGCCCCGCTGGTGGACCGGCTGCGGCAGGCCCTTGGCGACCGCCGCGAGCCGATGCACCTGTCGTATCGCGTCTACCCGGGGCGGCTGCCGCTCACCCACTGGCTGCACGATCCCGACCAGGGCGGGGGCAGGATCCTGGGCGAGGGTTGCCACTTTGTCGACCTGATGACTTACCTGGTCGGCAGCCTGCCGGTGCGCGTGCACGCCGTAGGCATGGCCGACGATGCCCGCTATCGCGACGACAATGTCGCTATCAGCCTGACCTTCGCCGATGGATCGGTCGGGACGCTGAGCTACCTGGCGGCGGGTGCAACCGAGGCCGGAAAGGAACGCCTGGAAGTCTCCAGCGGCGGCCGGACGGCTGTGCTCGATGATTTCCGTTCTCTCGCCATCTTCGGCGACGGCCGGAACCGGGCCTGGCGGGATCGCTGGGAACAGGACAAAGGCCACGCCCGGGCATGGGCCGCGTTTGTCCAGGCGATTCGTGAGGGTGGACCCCCGCCGATTCCCTACGGGGATCTTTTCGCTGTAGCCCAGGCCTGCTTGGCCGCCGTACAGTCACTCCGGTCGGGGACCCCGGTCGCGGTGGACGTCCCCGGCGCAGGCTAA
- a CDS encoding glycosyltransferase family 4 protein gives MRILLIHQAFAALGEPGGTRHHEFCRWLVGQGHSVTVVTSRVSYLTGQPVSARHTQVEETDDGGVRIIRCWSYRAYHRSFVHRVLSFLSFMFSSVVASLRQGPMDVVWGTSPPLMQGWSAWAVARMRRAAFLFEVRDLWPEFAIAVGVLRSRPLIRLSLWLEGFLYRHADTVVVNSPGFVEHVRRGGARQVHLIPNGVDLEMFRPQDDGQAFRQEHGLTGRFVVLYAGAHGLSNDLGVLLDAASILSGHPEIVLVLLGDGKEKPGLMARAGAEGLENLRFVAPVAKREMAGALAAADVCLAILKPLEVYKTTYPNKVFDYMAAGRPTILAIDGVIRQAVEEAGAGVFVPPGDGAALARAIVSLAADGEARQRMGRAARQAAEQAYDRRRLAAQMLQVMQSMQTNSRGRRDG, from the coding sequence ATGCGGATCTTGCTGATCCATCAGGCCTTCGCCGCGCTGGGTGAACCCGGCGGGACCCGCCATCATGAGTTCTGCCGCTGGCTGGTGGGCCAGGGCCACTCGGTCACGGTTGTCACCAGCCGGGTGAGCTATCTGACCGGGCAGCCGGTGTCAGCCCGGCACACCCAGGTGGAGGAAACGGACGACGGCGGCGTGCGGATCATCCGCTGCTGGAGCTACCGTGCCTACCACCGCTCCTTCGTGCATCGAGTGCTGAGCTTCCTGTCGTTCATGTTCTCTTCGGTGGTGGCCTCCCTGCGGCAGGGCCCGATGGATGTGGTCTGGGGGACGTCGCCGCCGCTGATGCAGGGATGGTCCGCCTGGGCGGTGGCCCGGATGCGCCGGGCGGCGTTCCTCTTCGAGGTGCGCGACCTGTGGCCGGAGTTTGCCATCGCTGTCGGCGTTCTGCGCAGCCGGCCGCTGATCCGCCTGTCGTTGTGGCTGGAGGGATTCTTGTACCGCCATGCCGATACCGTGGTCGTCAACTCCCCAGGCTTTGTAGAACACGTCCGCCGAGGCGGCGCACGCCAGGTCCACCTCATCCCGAATGGTGTCGATCTCGAGATGTTCCGGCCACAGGATGACGGCCAGGCGTTTCGCCAGGAACATGGGCTGACGGGACGCTTCGTGGTGCTGTACGCCGGGGCACACGGGTTGTCGAATGACCTGGGTGTCCTGCTGGACGCGGCGTCGATCCTGAGCGGTCATCCCGAAATAGTGCTGGTCTTGCTGGGAGACGGCAAGGAGAAGCCGGGGTTGATGGCCCGGGCGGGCGCCGAAGGGCTCGAGAACCTGCGCTTCGTGGCGCCGGTCGCCAAACGCGAGATGGCGGGGGCCCTGGCGGCGGCCGACGTATGCCTGGCGATCCTGAAACCGCTCGAGGTGTACAAGACCACCTATCCCAACAAGGTCTTCGACTACATGGCTGCCGGCCGGCCGACGATCCTGGCAATCGATGGTGTCATTCGGCAGGCAGTTGAGGAGGCAGGGGCGGGCGTGTTCGTACCGCCCGGCGACGGAGCCGCCCTCGCCCGTGCCATCGTAAGCCTGGCGGCGGACGGCGAAGCCCGGCAGAGAATGGGCCGCGCCGCCCGACAGGCCGCCGAGCAGGCCTATGACCGTAGACGGCTGGCGGCGCAGATGCTGCAGGTGATGCAGTCGATGCAGACGAACAGCCGGGGAAGGAGGGACGGATGA
- a CDS encoding sugar transferase: protein MSAALFPSGVPGRKRLFDLIATAIGLVLLSPLLAILGLWVWRVHGRPILFRQLRLGYRARPFTLLKFRTMTEVRDSQGQLLPDAERLTGLGRVLRSYSLDDLPNLLNVLRGEMGLVGPRPLLIQYLERYSAEQARRHQVLPGITGWAQVHGRNALAWDERFRLDVWYVDHWSLWLDIRILLATLGKVLRREGISQPGHATSEEFQGNPRRRDPTGGGPP from the coding sequence ATGAGCGCCGCCCTCTTCCCGTCCGGCGTGCCGGGGCGCAAGCGGCTGTTCGATCTGATCGCCACGGCCATCGGTCTAGTCCTGCTCTCTCCCTTGCTCGCCATCTTGGGGCTGTGGGTGTGGCGGGTGCATGGCCGGCCGATCTTGTTCCGCCAGCTGAGGCTCGGCTACCGGGCCCGCCCTTTCACCTTGCTCAAGTTCCGCACCATGACCGAGGTCCGTGACTCACAGGGCCAGCTGCTGCCCGACGCCGAGCGGTTGACCGGGCTGGGTCGGGTCTTGCGCTCGTATAGCTTGGATGACCTACCCAATTTGCTCAATGTGCTCCGGGGGGAGATGGGCCTGGTGGGCCCGCGGCCCCTGCTGATACAGTACCTCGAGCGCTACTCTGCCGAGCAGGCAAGGCGCCATCAGGTGCTCCCGGGGATCACCGGCTGGGCGCAGGTCCACGGTCGGAATGCACTCGCCTGGGACGAGCGCTTCCGCCTGGATGTGTGGTATGTCGACCACTGGTCGCTCTGGCTGGACATCCGCATCCTCCTGGCGACGCTGGGCAAGGTGCTGCGCCGGGAGGGGATCAGCCAGCCTGGACACGCCACCTCGGAGGAGTTCCAGGGCAACCCACGTAGGCGGGACCCCACTGGTGGGGGTCCTCCCTAG
- a CDS encoding heparinase II/III family protein codes for MKPQTAILAVRELGLGPLWLYARYQVGLWSGAHRRRTPCYSWEDQPLDRWLLPGVPNEAVAYAAHRQQNPIPLAPKAPRLGSDLAVAQADAILKGVFPTFGDMRHAAGFPPDWGAFLPPAPAEASLETLGHWSDVRLEGLPADIKLVWELSRFSWVYPLARAYARTEDPRYPQACLTLFDSWMAANPPNRGVHWVSAQEVGFRLLAAGFGLLAFEPWLVDRPERVVQMARLVASHAARIPPTLSYARAQGNNHLLIEAAALLTAGMLFPEMRDGGTWEALGRRWLERGLESQFFEDGGYVQFSSNYHRLALECGLWSACLCQSAGKPLSADSLQALRRGAVCLQVVVDPATGQASNFGPNDGAHLLRLTDCGDHDYRPALQLAWRMLNRRPLYPPGPWDEAARWMGGEAATDSRPSQRRSRASRTGVHAAPSRILPDRVAFPDAGLYRLDGRHSWALLRCAHFRTRPGHSDQLHADLWWRGNPLASDGGTYLYDAPPSWDNGLAGASKHNTVVIDDRDPMLRAGRFLWLRWAQGRMLGHWRSPGGEGQLLSAEHDGYRSIGLTHRRSLLHLAPDSWWVIDDLQGQGEHTVCLTWRLADGPWQLGERGVSLATRVGRVAVQFEGPAASWGVYRSGIRLIGEAGDDATRGWVSPTYSQLRPAVELVVRSQGSLPLRLITRFDLGDSRPARTHIEWRAGADPAPPVRAVRRGQFSWEP; via the coding sequence GTGAAGCCTCAGACAGCCATCCTTGCGGTGCGTGAGTTGGGCCTGGGGCCGCTCTGGCTGTACGCTCGCTACCAGGTGGGGCTGTGGAGCGGAGCCCACCGTCGTCGCACCCCCTGCTACTCGTGGGAAGATCAACCCCTTGACCGGTGGCTGCTGCCCGGCGTGCCAAACGAGGCTGTCGCATATGCAGCTCATAGGCAGCAGAACCCCATTCCGCTCGCGCCAAAGGCGCCCCGTCTGGGCTCAGACCTGGCCGTGGCCCAGGCCGACGCCATCCTGAAAGGGGTGTTCCCGACCTTTGGCGACATGCGGCATGCCGCAGGCTTTCCGCCAGACTGGGGGGCTTTCCTGCCGCCGGCGCCTGCGGAGGCGAGCCTCGAGACGCTCGGCCATTGGTCCGATGTCCGCTTGGAGGGGCTGCCGGCGGACATCAAGCTGGTCTGGGAACTCTCCCGGTTCAGCTGGGTGTACCCGCTGGCGCGTGCCTACGCCCGCACGGAAGACCCGCGCTACCCGCAAGCGTGCCTGACGCTGTTCGACTCCTGGATGGCTGCTAATCCTCCGAACCGCGGGGTGCATTGGGTATCGGCGCAGGAAGTGGGCTTTCGCCTGCTGGCGGCCGGATTCGGGTTGCTAGCCTTCGAGCCGTGGTTGGTGGACCGGCCTGAGCGAGTCGTGCAGATGGCCCGGCTGGTGGCCTCTCACGCAGCCCGCATTCCTCCTACCTTGAGCTACGCCCGCGCCCAAGGCAACAATCACTTGTTGATCGAAGCCGCAGCCCTATTGACGGCCGGGATGCTGTTCCCGGAGATGCGGGACGGCGGAACCTGGGAGGCCCTCGGTCGGCGCTGGCTGGAGCGCGGCTTAGAGTCCCAGTTCTTCGAGGACGGCGGCTACGTCCAGTTTTCCAGCAACTACCATCGCCTGGCGCTGGAGTGCGGTCTGTGGTCGGCATGCCTGTGCCAGTCGGCGGGCAAGCCGCTGTCGGCGGACAGCCTGCAAGCGCTGCGGCGGGGAGCGGTGTGCCTGCAGGTTGTGGTCGATCCGGCAACCGGCCAGGCCAGCAACTTCGGCCCGAATGATGGAGCCCACTTGCTGCGCCTGACGGACTGCGGCGATCACGACTACCGGCCCGCTCTTCAACTCGCCTGGCGGATGCTCAACCGCCGGCCTCTGTACCCGCCCGGTCCCTGGGACGAGGCGGCGCGCTGGATGGGTGGGGAGGCGGCAACCGACTCTCGACCCAGCCAGCGCCGAAGCCGCGCCAGCCGGACTGGGGTGCATGCTGCTCCCTCCCGCATCCTGCCGGACCGAGTGGCCTTCCCCGATGCCGGGCTGTACCGCCTCGACGGCCGCCACAGCTGGGCGCTCTTGCGCTGTGCGCATTTCCGCACCCGCCCCGGCCACTCCGACCAGCTGCACGCCGACCTGTGGTGGCGGGGGAATCCGTTGGCCAGCGACGGCGGGACGTACCTGTATGACGCACCCCCCTCCTGGGACAACGGCCTCGCGGGCGCCTCGAAGCACAACACTGTGGTCATCGATGATCGGGATCCGATGCTGCGCGCCGGACGCTTCCTCTGGCTGCGCTGGGCACAAGGGCGGATGCTTGGGCATTGGCGTTCTCCAGGCGGGGAAGGGCAACTGCTGAGCGCCGAGCACGATGGCTACCGAAGCATCGGGCTCACCCATCGCAGGAGCCTGCTGCACCTGGCGCCCGATAGCTGGTGGGTGATCGACGATCTGCAGGGGCAGGGCGAACACACGGTCTGCCTGACCTGGCGTCTGGCGGATGGACCCTGGCAGCTGGGTGAGCGGGGCGTCAGCCTGGCGACCCGTGTCGGGCGGGTCGCGGTGCAGTTCGAGGGTCCGGCGGCCTCCTGGGGGGTGTACCGCAGCGGCATCCGGTTGATAGGCGAAGCCGGGGACGATGCTACCCGAGGCTGGGTGTCCCCCACGTATAGCCAGCTCCGGCCCGCGGTCGAGCTCGTCGTCCGCAGCCAGGGGAGCCTGCCCCTCAGGCTGATCACGCGTTTCGATCTGGGCGATTCCCGGCCGGCCCGCACGCACATTGAGTGGCGGGCAGGCGCAGATCCAGCGCCCCCCGTGCGCGCCGTCCGGCGCGGACAGTTCAGCTGGGAGCCGTAG